tgcttggttttactgttgatgacaccttccatcactttactgacgaTTGGGAGTAGAGTGATGGGGTAGTGATTTGCTGGGTTGGTTGCCCTAATTTTTGTGTACAGAGCAATTTTCAAATTGTTAGGTGATGCTggcattgtaactgtactggaagagcttgattTGGGGAACGGCAAATtctacagcacaagtcttcagtactattccAGAATACTGTCAgggtccatagcctttgcagtattcattgcctccaaacatttcttgatgtcacatggagtgtattgaattggctgaagactggtatctctgATGCtaaggaccactggaggaggccaaaatggatcatcccacttgccaattctggctgaagattgcttcAAATGGTTCAGCCTTGTATTCTGCACTGATGTGCTGACTCTTCCGTCATTTGACGATGGAAATATTTATGGCACCTCCTCTGCCGGTGAGTAGTTTAATAGTCTACCAGCATTCATGACGGGATGTGGCAATgttgcagagtttagatctgatcaaCTGAGATTGAGATTTGAGATCGCATTACTTTTGGAggatgttttaaaatgtttgaCAGAGCAAAGAAGAAAATAGTTTCAGTATTTCACGATCAGAACTTTTATCTTGTGCTTTGACTTTGAATATGTACAATAGAAATAAATTGCAGCCAAAAATAGCTTGAAACGAGCATCATAAAATATATCTATCATTTTGACACATGGTGAAACTAGTGTAGCATTCCAACCTAGTTACAGCGTGAATGTTGCTGAGCAAGAATGTTGCTAACATCACAACAAAATTTAAGTGGCAAATAAATAAAAATATGACaaataaaatttaaaatacaATTCAGTTGCTCCTAGCTTACATCTTCCATTATTGGCAGGATTTCTTTCAACTCATGCCCTTCTCAAATTTCTCAAACTTAACATCTTCCCTGTGAATTTTAAAAACTCACTTGAAGCCTCATTCTTTGACCATGTTTTTGGCCTCTGTCCTTCACCACAAACCCCCTACTGACATCTAGCCAACCAGACTTTCGTGCTCTCCCATAATGTTTCCCATGGCACCACCCTAGGATCGCCAACTCCAATCAGAAGCATTCCTGGAAGTTTAATTAGATGATGTTCTACTTTCTACTGGTTTAGCCAAACCTACTCTCCTGCCAATGGCAGGCACATCTATTCTCATGGCACACCAATTTTTCTTTGCCAATTCACAAGTAAACAGACATCCGAACAATTCAATGATTCTTAACTATCAGTCTTCTCTTATCTACAGCTTTAAGTTTCTAAGTAATAAAATATtgaatgaaaataaatattttttaaacctctatgaTTCTTCTTTAGAAGTGCTCACAGAATCTTTAATTCCTGAacactccaacagtatccaggaGGATAATATTGCTCACCACATGGTAAGTAGCTATACAATAAAATTCACATAATATGGAACCCCAACAACCAGCATCTGAGATTATTAAAAATCTAATTTTGTTTTTTCAAAGTTATTGTAAAACTGCTAAACTCAGTTATGAGACAACACTGAGTTTATTTTCCTTGGCAAAGGAGGCTTGGGtggagggggatctgattgaagtaCACAAAATTATGAAAGACAAAGAGTAGATTGTGAGTATCTTCTCACAATGGCAAGTATCTAAGGCCAGACAGTGCAAGTGTAAGGTGAGCAGTAAGTGGTGATAGAAATAGGGAAAGTGCTATccgagaaggtggtggaggcaggtactcttGCAAATCAAGCACGTGGATGAGTACTTTAAATGCCAAGGCAGAGTAAGCTATGTACTAActacagggaaatgggattagtgtagtttagTGTTTGTTGATTGGCATAGACATGGTTGGCTGAAGAGcatgtttctgcactgtatgtctctatgactccctcAGTGTTTACAGAGAAGAGGTTCAAAGATGGAGAGGCTTGAAGCCTCAAGTTGCAGTCTCTGGCAAGAGATATTTAGGTTTGATTCCTGTTGTGACCAATTGCAATGGGTTCACCAACATTTTTGATTAGCAGCAACACCTGATCCCAGTGCATGCTAGATACTTTTACTGTATGTTGTAGCATTTGCATTACACCATTCCGTCTTAAAAAAGAATCAAAAGGCGTTGCTTCAATACAAGATTTTTTGATCTCATCGTTACTATtggctttaaaaaaaaaatctggatatACAAATTAGATGAGACTACAGAAAGAAAGGGCAAGTTATTAAATCATTTGAGCATCAAGAGAAGTAAGGCTCAAAGTGAGCACCTTACAATGTGAAATACTTTAATAGGGTCATGGGtatgatggctcagtgattagttcaattccaccctctggcaactgtgcaaattccacacactaATTCTTTCCATGTATGCAcaagtttcctccaggtgctccaattttctcccacaatccaaagatgtgcaagttaggtggattggccatgctaaattgtcccatagtgtccagggatgagcaggctaggtgatttagccatgggaaatgaaaggttacggggatagggtggGGCAGGTGGgaggagagtcggtgtggactcaatgggcagaatggcccaattccaactgtaaggattctacgatTCTATTAAGGATTATGTCCAAAAAGCCTAGTTTTAGAAATGTTGAACAAGCATGAAACATCTGCTTAGAAGCCAATCTTCCTTACATCAGAATCGGCAATGAGAACTTTCCATATAATCAGTAACTCTCAAAGAAAATATCAAATATGCAGAAGGCATTCTTCAGACATCACTATTCAAGATTGCTCAGCCTCAGCAACAGTAAAATGAAATCCTGTGACCAAAAATAGAAGGAAGAGTAAGCTATTCAGACCTTAATATCTGTtccaactccaccttcctgcacTAATCCTAGCCCAATTCTGAGAATCCAACATCTTAAATAGGCTGAGTTTCTACAGTTTCCTGAGGTCGAAAATTCCAAAGCTTCACAACCCATTGAAAGTGACCCATACGCAAATTATCCCTAGTCAAGAGTTGCACTGACAAGGCCTTGGGAAGGTTGATGCATTCTCTGGGGAATACCTACTGCGGCTAGACAGATCAGTAATGAAAACCATCAGTCTAGGAATCAATTAAATGACAAATAGCAAATTTCCAAAGGACCCATACAAAGGCAGAAAGGCATCAGGCACATCTGAAGGTCACAACACTGAAGAGATTCAACATCATTCAAGACAAAGCAGTTTGTTTCTGCCAGAGAGCTGAAGATCCATTCCCTCTGCAGTAAGTATTGCCTGCGAGATGCTGCACATTAACCCACCTAGCTAACTTCAACAGCACCTCAATCACCAAGAAAGTCAAAATGAAGTGAGATCATGGGAACACCATTATCTTTATGTGCCTCTGGGAGTCATACACTATGCTGATTTCACAACGTACTGGTAAATCCTTTATTATCAATAAACCAAAATTTTCCTACCCACCATCACTAAGGACGAATGAATTTATGATTTCTGGCAGACCCCATTACAGCAACTAGGTATGGATGATAAATATGATTATTCCAACCTCACCTACATCTAAgaacaaatatttttaaaaatcatgaatATAGAATCACATGACTTGCTAAAGTGAGGACTTTAtgaagtacatgtgacaataatccaAATTTCAAGCACAAAATTCAAAAATACAGTTTGGTTTTTTTTTACTCGTCACCTAGCAATTATATTTCAGAGAAaggtttttaaaaacaaaaattctTTACCTCTTCGAGGAGATGAGGATCCAAGCAATCTCCATCATCATTGAAAAGGGCATCCCAAGTGACAGCCTCTGATTCTTCAGGAACTGCTGCTTTAACACACTCAGTTTCATCTGTACCAGCAGGTAGTTGGTCTGAAGCTAGTGAGATTTGGTTGACACTTTGCAAAACAACACCGATTTCAGCATTTTGTTCTGTGCTGACAGGTTTACTGTCTGTTGGGTCGATTGCAGTGTTGTCTTTTTCTATTAAGGATCCAGCCTTTTCAGTTCCTTGTTGCACTTCTTGTATGGTTGAAAGAGCAACAAATTCAAAACTTGGGGGATTTGTGAAGACTACatttccagatgaagtggtgggtAGACTAACAACATTCTCCTTTAGAAACATACTCTCAGTTCCCTGAGAAAAAGAGTCATTATCTATCCTAGTTTCATGCTCTGTtgcattgttcacagcaaacacCTTGTAAGAACTGTCTCGTTCAGCTGCTTCAGTACATGAATATTGTCTACTGCTTCTTTCCATCTTCTGTGCCTCATTTACACTTTCTGAGCATTCTAATACAGTATGTTTCACAGCATCTGAGCATTTACAGATGGCTAATTTAGAGGATACCAGTTCATTTGGCTGAAGGAAACTGTCAGAAACACAACTTCTGCTCACACCAGAGGCAGCTTTTAGATGGAGAGATTTGTTTATATCAGTCTTATGCGTACTTACAACAGAATCTGCATTATTGAGTCTGTCATCATTTCTGTGTTCTGACTGTTCATCACTAGATATATTTGCGGTAATCTGTTGTGCAGGGGTTTGGATTTCTGTGTGACTGGATCTCATTCCTTCTCCATTACTGTCAGCAATTGAGCTGGTAACTTCAAGTAAACTGTTTGCTGCTACATCAATATTACTACATTTTTGTGACATTGCTTCTTTATGCATCGGTTCTTTCTCTCTGCTGTGCAATTTACTACTGTTTGATCCTGCCCTACACTTCTGCTGGATTGCTTTCTTTTCTTTTAAGTGCTTTGATTCCAATCTGTTTCCTTCACCTGACTTCCTTTCTCGAACAGAGTTCACAGTTTGCCTCTTTTTGAAATCTTTGTTGGTGTGTTCTCCTTGGCTTTCTTCCTTATGAAGTAAGTTGCTTTGTGTGTGAATCCACTCATGAGGCTTTCGCATGTTATTGTAAGGAAATACACTTAGAGCAGCACTTATCTCACTCTTTTCTGCAATTACAGTATTTGTGAGCACCTTTTGGGCTTCTCCCTCTAGATTGGGATCACAACTTTGCTGCTGCTCCGTGCTTAAGTGACGCCGAGCTCTGGGAACATACAAAGCTTTGTCTGGTCTCTTTGATCGTGGTTTGCTCttgtcctgttcctgctccataGAGATGTCCCTTTTCTTATCTGGAAAGACAGTAAATAAGATTCCAATGTTCAATCCACTTCACTGCTATGACCAAATAGCAAGAGCCACCAAAAATGAGAGGTGCCACTATAACTTAATTATCAGTTGTCAAGAAAAATAAAAGGGGGTGTTATCACTCCTCACACATTGATTAAATATGGTTACCTTTGCCTAAATCAAAACAGTTGTATCGTTATTTCCTTCTAAtactttcatagagtcatacaacatggaagcagatccctcgatccaactagtccacgccaaACATGTTTCCAAACCATGTaaagtcttagagatgtacagcatggaaatagacccttcggtccaactcgcccataccgaccagatagcctaaacaatctaatcccatttgccagcatttggcccatatccctctaaacctttcctattcatatacctatccagatgccttttaaatgttgtaattgtaccttcctccaccacatcctctggcagctcattctcttCACGTACCATCcactgtgaaaacgttgccccttaggtcccttttatatctttcctttcaccttaaacctatgccctctagttctggacttccccatcccagagaaaagaccttgtctatttaccctatccatcaccccatgattttataaacctctaaggtcacctctcaacgcattatagtctctccctatagcccaaaccTTGCAATCgaggcaacatccctgtaaatcttttccaaaccctttcaagtttcacaacatccttcaacaGCAGGGAacgcagaattgcacacagtattccaacagtggcctaaccaatatcttgCACAGCCTCAACATAATCTCCCAAGTTCTACACTCAATGCAGTGACCaagaaaggcaagcatactaaacgccttcttcactatcctgtctacctgcaactctactttcaaagaactatgaacttgcactccaaggcctctttctACAGCAACACTTCcttacatttggtccatatccctccaaatctttcctattcatgtccatatcgaaatatattttaaatggtctaACTGGACAGAACTAGCATTAATAAATTGTAGCTTAATATAGTCACTTGTAAATGACAACGGATTAAGAAATATAAACTTCTAACTTTGTATTACTACTCAGGGAAGAAAAATATAACtatattttcatttttaaaacagtATTGAGTTATTGAAGATTTTGATATATGTGGGACTGCACTTCTATCATTTTTCTCTCCCCAGGCACTACATTTTGGGGCCTCTCCCCATGCACTTTCAACTTCGTCCTTGACTCCTTTTTTTTTGACAGTTTTCAATATATTGTTTAGTATACCAGATAATTTTGCTCAAGTTCAACTCCGATCTATAACATGCCTTAGGCCAATTTGCTACAAGTGCTGCATGATTGGAAGATGATATTGCTGAAGTTATTATAAACCCACACAGGGAACATGAGAGCAATGATCAAGACAACAGTTCCCTGTCTCATCTCCTGATCTCCACTGGCTACAACTGCTTCACGGGGATTTAAGACATTTTTTGCACTGCAAAAATGTCCTTCTACTATGTGGAATGCTCTATCTGCACTAAAACATGCAACAGCCTTTTTGAAGAAAACACTGTCAGGACTTTTTAGATAATTCAAAGAGTTAAACACTTTTTAAAACCTTATTTATTTTTAGCCATTTTACACTTTGTAGAGAAAGCAAAAGTAGTTCTTAAATTCTTTATAATATGCAATGTTTGAACACTGCTTTCCTAGCCTTGCAAGTTCCTCTTGCCTGATGGATTCAAAATATCTATTGTCTTTCTCCTTCATAATTTTTCTAATCTCATTCAAATTTGAAATGGACAGTATTCCCCTGCCATTTATATCCTTTCCTTTTAATCCTGCAGCTATGGTGAAATTAAGCTTTAAAGCAACATTGCATGATGTTATTACCTGCTTGGATTTCAGGAATGAACAATGTTGAGAGGCTGGAGTGAGATGTTTCATAATATGCACTCAAATGCCTTTACTAAATCAAAAGAGAAACACAAGGAAAA
Above is a genomic segment from Chiloscyllium punctatum isolate Juve2018m chromosome 38, sChiPun1.3, whole genome shotgun sequence containing:
- the r3hcc1l gene encoding uncharacterized protein r3hcc1l — its product is MEQEQDKSKPRSKRPDKALYVPRARRHLSTEQQQSCDPNLEGEAQKVLTNTVIAEKSEISAALSVFPYNNMRKPHEWIHTQSNLLHKEESQGEHTNKDFKKRQTVNSVRERKSGEGNRLESKHLKEKKAIQQKCRAGSNSSKLHSREKEPMHKEAMSQKCSNIDVAANSLLEVTSSIADSNGEGMRSSHTEIQTPAQQITANISSDEQSEHRNDDRLNNADSVVSTHKTDINKSLHLKAASGVSRSCVSDSFLQPNELVSSKLAICKCSDAVKHTVLECSESVNEAQKMERSSRQYSCTEAAERDSSYKVFAVNNATEHETRIDNDSFSQGTESMFLKENVVSLPTTSSGNVVFTNPPSFEFVALSTIQEVQQGTEKAGSLIEKDNTAIDPTDSKPVSTEQNAEIGVVLQSVNQISLASDQLPAGTDETECVKAAVPEESEAVTWDALFNDDGDCLDPHLLEELTGNSKPKKNIQDPCFNYYNYQPAEPDIDDSEFSHIVEIYDFPAGFKTEDLLRAFSIYQKKGFDIKWVDDTHALGLFSSAIAARDAMSTKHPMLKTRPLSQASRSSKVKARSCAEFLLPAKERPQTSAMLARRLVIGALGVRSNQTKAEREAERKKLKEAREQKQLAAQQIEDAWEGR